The following is a genomic window from Syntrophaceae bacterium.
CCTCACCCACGTTCACCTCGATCACGGGGGAGGCACGGCGGAGCTTCTGGACGCCTACCCGTGCACGCCCGTTCTTTGCCACCCGCGCGGCATGGAACACCTGGCAAACCCCGGGAGGCTCTGGGACGTCTCCCTGAGGAACCTGGGCCCCATAGCCGAGATGTACGGCAGGCCGAGGCCGGTCCCCAAGGAATGCCTCCACTTCCAGGAGCGGCTCGATGCCGGCGGGGTCCTCATCGAATGCCACGACACCCCGGGGCACGCCCCCCACCACCTCGCCTTCAAGATCGGCGACATCGTCTTTGCGGGAGAGGCGGCCGGCATCTTCCTGGAGACGGGCGACGGGTTCTACCTTCGCGTCGGCGCCCCCCCGGGCGGATTTCACTATCCGGCCTACCGGCGGTCGCTGGACACCATTGCCTCCCTCGACGCGTCCCTGCTGTGCTTTGCCCACTGGGGCTGCAGCCGTCAATACAGGGCGGTCATGAAGACGGCCATCGAGCAGGCCGATTTGTGGATGGAATTATCGGTGAAACACGCGGCAGCGGAGGACGGAACCTTCGAAAAGAGGGTGCTGGAGGAGCTTCTCGAGAAGGACCCGGGGCTGGCGAGGCTTTCGAGCCTCCCCGACGAGGTCCGCAACCGGGAACGAACGGTCCTACCCAT
Proteins encoded in this region:
- a CDS encoding MBL fold metallo-hydrolase — its product is MDIIEPRENLKLIDLEQPRRGFSRFISSWLLQAQGLNILVDPGPAATIPDLTRALAGLGVRRLDWVLLTHVHLDHGGGTAELLDAYPCTPVLCHPRGMEHLANPGRLWDVSLRNLGPIAEMYGRPRPVPKECLHFQERLDAGGVLIECHDTPGHAPHHLAFKIGDIVFAGEAAGIFLETGDGFYLRVGAPPGGFHYPAYRRSLDTIASLDASLLCFAHWGCSRQYRAVMKTAIEQADLWMELSVKHAAAEDGTFEKRVLEELLEKDPGLARLSSLPDEVRNRERTVLPISIAGMKRHAVNVQRPG